Proteins encoded together in one Epinephelus lanceolatus isolate andai-2023 chromosome 4, ASM4190304v1, whole genome shotgun sequence window:
- the cuedc1b gene encoding CUE domain-containing protein 1b gives MTSLFKRSSSNGGSGSSGSGGGGGSGPGQLNNSRPNRQVRRLEFNQAMEDFKTMFPSMDYEVIECVLRSNNGAVDATIDQLLQMSIDGQGSDDSSDSDDSIPAEILERTLEPDSSDEEPPPVYSPPTYDMHIYDRKYPEAPPTPPPRFEAQPPPGHQQVRSYRNWNPPLLGNLPDDFLRILPQQLDSIKSSQSSLSQPSSSSSSSVSSINQWTAQCGSQSGAAGTSGGSGLTTGATEQDKKLKQYLEDERIALFLQNEEFMRELQRNREFLIALERDRLKYESKKSKSNHSSSMESSTGEQCAASMEAVSDDALFRDKLKHMGKSTRKKLFEIARTFSEKTKRRKSKRRMLLKHHSLGTANSTANLLDDVEGNPCEEDGQPRRANTQEENEQRNEPIL, from the exons ATGACTAGCCTGTTCAagcgcagcagcagcaatggAGGCTCTGGAAGCAGTGGAAGTGGTGGTGGGGGTGGCAGCGGACCGGGCCAGCTCAACAACAGCAGGCCCAACCGGCAGGTCCGACGCCTGGAGTTCAACCAGGCCATGGAGGACTTCAAGACCATGTTCCCTTCTATGGACTATGAGGTGATTGAGTGTGTGCTGCGCTCCAACAATGGAGCTGTGGACGCCACTATTGACCAGCTGCTCCAGATGAGCATTGACGGACAGGGCTCAGATGACAGCTCGGACTCAGATGACAGCATCCCAGCAGAG atTCTGGAGCGAACATTGGAACCTGACAGTTCAGATGAGGAGCCCCCTCCAGTCTACTCTCCACCAACCTATGATATGCACATTTATGACAGAAAATACCCAGAAGCCCCACCAACACCCCCGCCAAG ATTTGAAGCCCAGCCACCTCCAGGTCACCAGCAGGTCAGAAGCTACCGGAACTGGAACCCTCCTTTGCTCGGAAATCTCCCAGATGATTTTTTGCGGATCCTGCCACAGCAGTTGGACAGTATAAAG AGCTCTCAGAGCAGTCTGTCCCAGCCTTCATCGTCATCCTCTTCCTCAGTTTCTTCAATAAACCAATGGACAGCCCAGTGTGGCTCTCAGTCTGGAGCTGCAGGGACCTCTGGAGGGTCAGGTTTGACGACAGGAGCCACAGAGCAAGACAAGAAACTGAAGCAGTATCTGGAAGACGAGCGTATCGCCCTGTTTCTGCAGAACGAGGAGTTTATGAGAGAGCTGCAGCGCAACCGCGAGTTCCTCATCGCCTTAGAGAGAG aTCGCTTGAAGTATGAATCAAAGAAATCAAAGTCCAATCATTCATCTAGCATGGAGAGTTCCACAG gaGAACAGTGTGCAGCTTCAATGGAGGCAGTTTCTGATGACGCCCTGTTCAGAGACAAACTCAAACACATGGGCAAAT CAACAAGAAAGAAGCTGTTTGAAATTGCCAGGACTTTCTcagaaaagacaaagaggagAAAGTCAAAAAGGCGGATGCTTCTGAAGCACCATTC ACTGGGCACAGCCAACTCTACAGCCAATCTCCTCGACGATGTAGAGGGAAATCCCTGCG AGGAAGATGGTCAGCCCAGACGAGCAAACACTCAGGAAGAGAATGAACAACGCAATGAGCCAATATTATG A